A stretch of Lysinibacillus agricola DNA encodes these proteins:
- the pheT gene encoding phenylalanine--tRNA ligase subunit beta: MLVSLEWLKDYVSTQDLTPEELAEKITRSGIEVDAVIDRANAMDKVVVGYVVSKEKHPEADKLNICQVDVGEAEPQQIICGAPNVDAGQKVIVARPGAHLPGGIKIKKAKLRGHESNGMICSLQELGIEGKLVPKAYSEGIYVLPTDAEVGSDALAILGLRDTVLELGLTPNRSDALSMLGVAYEVGAILTEEVKYPEIAYSTSSEKAEDMLKLRVEDLQANPMYVAKVVKNVKIAESPMWLQNRLMAAGVRPHNNVVDVTNYILMEYGQPLHAFDYDSLATGEIVVRKATEGEKMTTLDDQERTLKATDLVITNGKEPVAIAGVMGGANSEVNDSTTTVVIESAYFDGLTVRQTSRHLGLRSDASARFEKGVDPNRVLPAAERAAALLAKLAGGEVLEGTCIVDELDKSPARVVVSPDFINERLGMKISLEEMLSILERLKFGVEAANGLLIVDAPTRRQDIKIEEDIVEEIARLYGYDEIPMTLPEGANQVGRLTPYQANRRVVRSYMEGAGLYQAVTYSLTSDALSQRFALKAEPVTRLLMPMSEDRSTLRQSLIPHLIEAAAYNVARKADNVALYEIGSVFLGQSEEGLPYEEEHVAAVVTGKWLDHAWQGEKKAVDFFVLKGIVEGVIGKLGLEDRISFVKAEVDGLHPGRTASILLDGEQVGIIGGLHPAEQKAWGVKDTYVMEMNLVTLLNATAKEAPLGYTPVPRFPAMSRDIALIMDRTTTAGEVIAAIRSAGVKLLKDVRVFDVYEGEKMEAGKKSVAFSLIYFDPERTLTDDEVVAAHNKVLKAIATIEGTEVR, translated from the coding sequence ATGTTAGTATCATTAGAATGGTTAAAAGATTATGTAAGTACACAGGATTTAACGCCTGAGGAGTTAGCTGAAAAAATTACGCGCTCTGGGATTGAAGTAGATGCAGTAATTGACCGTGCTAACGCAATGGATAAAGTTGTTGTTGGCTATGTCGTATCAAAAGAGAAACACCCTGAAGCAGATAAATTAAATATTTGCCAAGTGGATGTTGGTGAAGCTGAACCACAACAAATTATTTGTGGTGCGCCAAACGTTGATGCTGGTCAAAAAGTTATTGTCGCTCGTCCAGGTGCACATTTACCAGGCGGCATTAAAATAAAAAAAGCAAAACTTCGTGGACATGAATCAAACGGTATGATTTGTTCATTACAAGAGTTAGGAATCGAAGGGAAACTTGTTCCTAAAGCATATTCTGAAGGTATTTATGTACTTCCTACTGATGCTGAAGTCGGCTCGGATGCCCTTGCTATTTTAGGTCTACGTGACACAGTATTAGAGCTTGGTTTAACACCAAACCGCTCAGACGCGTTGTCAATGCTAGGAGTAGCGTACGAAGTTGGCGCAATTCTAACTGAAGAAGTAAAATATCCAGAAATCGCCTACAGCACATCTTCTGAAAAAGCAGAAGACATGTTAAAGCTTCGAGTAGAAGATTTACAAGCAAACCCAATGTATGTAGCAAAAGTTGTGAAAAACGTAAAAATCGCGGAATCACCGATGTGGCTACAAAATCGCTTAATGGCAGCAGGCGTACGCCCACATAATAATGTTGTCGATGTTACGAACTACATTTTAATGGAATACGGTCAACCGCTTCATGCCTTTGACTACGATAGCCTAGCAACAGGTGAAATCGTAGTGCGTAAAGCAACAGAAGGCGAAAAAATGACAACTTTAGATGACCAAGAGCGTACATTAAAGGCAACAGATTTAGTCATTACAAATGGTAAGGAGCCAGTAGCTATCGCAGGTGTAATGGGTGGTGCAAACTCTGAAGTAAATGATTCTACAACAACTGTTGTAATCGAATCTGCTTACTTCGACGGCTTAACTGTACGTCAAACATCACGTCATCTTGGACTTCGTTCAGATGCTTCTGCTCGCTTTGAAAAGGGTGTCGACCCTAACCGTGTGTTACCTGCTGCAGAACGTGCTGCAGCACTACTAGCTAAATTAGCTGGCGGTGAAGTGTTAGAGGGAACATGCATCGTGGATGAACTAGATAAATCACCAGCACGTGTTGTCGTTTCTCCAGATTTTATTAATGAACGTTTAGGTATGAAAATTTCGTTAGAAGAGATGTTGTCTATTTTAGAGCGTCTTAAATTTGGCGTTGAAGCAGCAAATGGTTTACTAATCGTTGATGCACCAACACGTCGTCAAGATATTAAAATTGAAGAAGATATCGTAGAGGAAATTGCTCGCCTATACGGCTATGATGAAATTCCGATGACTTTACCAGAGGGAGCAAACCAAGTAGGCCGTCTAACACCATACCAAGCAAATCGTCGTGTAGTTCGTAGTTACATGGAAGGGGCAGGTCTTTACCAAGCTGTCACTTACTCATTGACTTCAGATGCATTGTCACAACGCTTTGCATTGAAAGCTGAGCCGGTAACACGTTTACTAATGCCGATGAGTGAGGACCGTTCAACACTACGTCAAAGTCTTATCCCGCATTTAATTGAAGCTGCTGCATATAATGTGGCGCGTAAGGCTGACAATGTGGCATTGTATGAAATTGGTTCAGTATTCCTTGGTCAATCAGAAGAGGGGCTACCATATGAAGAAGAGCATGTGGCGGCAGTAGTAACAGGAAAATGGCTTGACCATGCTTGGCAGGGGGAGAAAAAAGCAGTAGATTTCTTCGTTTTAAAAGGCATTGTAGAAGGTGTTATCGGCAAGCTTGGTTTAGAGGACCGTATTTCATTTGTGAAAGCTGAAGTAGATGGATTACACCCAGGACGTACTGCTAGCATTCTTTTAGACGGTGAACAAGTCGGTATTATCGGTGGATTACACCCAGCAGAACAAAAAGCATGGGGTGTAAAAGACACATATGTAATGGAAATGAATCTAGTAACATTATTAAATGCTACTGCAAAAGAAGCACCTCTAGGTTATACACCAGTGCCTCGTTTCCCAGCAATGTCTCGTGATATTGCACTTATCATGGACCGTACAACAACAGCTGGAGAGGTTATTGCTGCGATTCGCTCAGCAGGCGTGAAATTATTGAAAGACGTTCGTGTATTCGACGTATATGAAGGTGAAAAAATGGAGGCTGGTAAAAAATCAGTGGCATTCTCACTAATATACTTCGATCCAGAGCGTACATTAACAGACGATGAGGTTGTTGCAGCACATAATAAAGTATTAAAAGCTATCGCAACAATTGAAGGCACAGAAGTACGCTAA
- the pheS gene encoding phenylalanine--tRNA ligase subunit alpha encodes MEEQLKQLEQEALAKIEAAANLKELNDVRVAYLGKKGPITDLLKGMGKLSAEERPKMGALVNTVREKVTAVLEEKATVLEEAAIAEKLASESIDVTLPGREIKVGNRHPLTRVIEEIEDLFIGMGYEIAEGPEVEKDYYNFEALNLPKGHPARDMQDSFYISEEILLRTHTSPVQARTMEDKKGESIRIICPGKVFRRDNDDATHSHQFMQIEGLVIGENIRMSDLKGTLDTLAKKMFGADREIRLRPSFFPFTEPSVEMDISCFKCGGSGCNVCKGTGWIEILGAGMVHPNVLEMAGYDPKKVSGFAFGIGAERIAMLKYGVDDIRHFYTSDTRFLSQFERTEA; translated from the coding sequence ATGGAAGAGCAATTAAAGCAATTAGAGCAAGAAGCACTTGCTAAAATTGAAGCGGCAGCAAATTTAAAGGAACTAAATGATGTGCGAGTAGCGTATCTAGGAAAAAAAGGACCTATCACTGATTTATTAAAAGGGATGGGGAAATTATCAGCTGAGGAACGCCCGAAAATGGGTGCCTTAGTCAATACAGTTCGTGAAAAGGTTACAGCTGTATTAGAGGAAAAAGCGACTGTGTTAGAGGAAGCGGCAATTGCTGAAAAATTAGCAAGTGAGTCGATTGATGTCACTTTACCTGGCCGTGAAATTAAAGTTGGGAATCGCCATCCATTAACACGCGTTATTGAAGAAATTGAAGATTTATTTATCGGTATGGGCTATGAAATTGCAGAAGGTCCGGAAGTGGAGAAGGATTATTATAACTTCGAGGCACTGAACTTACCGAAGGGACACCCTGCTCGTGATATGCAAGATTCGTTTTATATTTCCGAGGAAATATTATTACGTACGCATACATCTCCTGTGCAAGCTCGCACAATGGAAGATAAGAAAGGTGAATCAATTCGCATTATTTGCCCAGGAAAAGTATTCCGCCGTGACAACGATGATGCTACACACTCACACCAGTTCATGCAAATTGAAGGGCTAGTTATTGGCGAAAATATTCGTATGAGTGACCTTAAAGGTACTTTAGATACTCTTGCGAAAAAAATGTTCGGTGCAGACCGCGAAATTCGACTTCGACCAAGCTTCTTCCCATTCACAGAGCCATCTGTTGAAATGGATATTTCTTGCTTTAAATGTGGTGGTTCTGGCTGTAACGTATGTAAAGGCACAGGCTGGATTGAAATTTTAGGTGCAGGTATGGTGCATCCTAATGTACTTGAAATGGCTGGCTATGATCCGAAGAAGGTTTCTGGCTTTGCATTCGGTATCGGTGCTGAACGTATCGCAATGTTGAAATATGGTGTCGACGATATTCGTCATTTCTATACAAGTGACACACGTTTCTTATCACAATTCGAGCGAACAGAGGCGTAA
- a CDS encoding TrmH family RNA methyltransferase translates to MKRIESTQNALVKYWKKLAATRKERERSGEFIVEGFHLVEEALKNKEQVLQLIVREGVDLPMLWPIDNVAVVEVTSAVAKEFAETETSQGVFAVCKQPLLEAEVMVSWRKVLLIDAVQDPGNIGTMIRTADAAGLDAVILGKGCADLYNPKTLRSAQGSHFHIPVLRGDLEEWIEQLQENGVPVFGTALDEDAVVYSDIEHTGAFAIMMGNEGSGIHPQLLSMTDQNIIIPIFGQAESLNVAVATGIVLYGFVK, encoded by the coding sequence ATGAAAAGAATTGAATCTACGCAAAATGCGTTAGTGAAATATTGGAAAAAGCTAGCGGCGACACGTAAAGAGCGTGAAAGATCAGGGGAATTCATAGTTGAAGGATTCCATTTAGTAGAAGAAGCATTAAAAAATAAAGAGCAGGTGCTGCAGCTAATTGTTCGTGAAGGTGTAGATTTACCAATGCTTTGGCCGATTGATAATGTAGCCGTCGTTGAAGTAACATCGGCTGTTGCCAAGGAGTTTGCTGAAACGGAGACTTCTCAAGGTGTATTTGCAGTTTGTAAGCAGCCTTTGTTAGAAGCAGAAGTAATGGTTTCATGGCGCAAAGTGCTACTTATTGATGCTGTCCAAGATCCAGGAAATATTGGGACGATGATTCGTACAGCGGATGCGGCTGGTTTAGATGCAGTAATTCTCGGTAAGGGTTGTGCAGATTTATATAATCCTAAAACACTTCGTTCTGCACAAGGCTCACATTTCCATATTCCTGTCCTCCGAGGTGATTTAGAGGAATGGATTGAGCAGCTACAGGAAAATGGTGTACCAGTATTTGGAACTGCCTTAGATGAGGATGCAGTTGTCTATAGTGATATTGAGCATACGGGTGCATTCGCTATAATGATGGGGAATGAAGGAAGTGGCATTCATCCACAACTACTTTCGATGACAGATCAAAATATTATTATTCCAATTTTTGGACAGGCAGAGTCTCTAAATGTAGCAGTGGCAACAGGAATAGTTTTATATGGATTTGTTAAGTAA
- a CDS encoding (deoxy)nucleoside triphosphate pyrophosphohydrolase produces MKKNVHVVGAIIENDKHEFFCALRNPNMVLANYLEFPGGKIEDGESPEQALTREILEEFNCSIQVGKKVEDTIHEYEKFIVRLETYKASIIKGEPVVLEHAEIRWVPRNQLLDLNFAPADIPAINKLLAEGK; encoded by the coding sequence ATGAAAAAAAATGTACATGTAGTAGGTGCAATTATAGAAAATGACAAGCATGAATTTTTTTGTGCGTTGAGAAATCCTAATATGGTACTAGCAAACTATTTGGAATTTCCTGGCGGTAAAATTGAGGATGGTGAATCACCTGAACAAGCTTTAACCCGTGAAATATTAGAGGAATTTAATTGCTCGATACAAGTTGGGAAAAAAGTAGAAGATACCATTCATGAATACGAAAAATTCATTGTACGTTTAGAAACATATAAGGCTTCAATCATAAAGGGGGAGCCTGTCGTGCTAGAACACGCTGAAATTAGATGGGTTCCTCGAAATCAACTTCTAGATCTAAATTTCGCACCTGCCGATATTCCAGCAATTAACAAATTACTTGCAGAAGGAAAATAG
- a CDS encoding FAD-binding oxidoreductase: MKKVKLTGRIVIPDDPDYDLARTNNNLNDPKFPSIIVFCQNTKDVIHALRSARENNEPFRIRSGRHNYENYSLLNEGLVIDVSEMNEITINMKDMTARIEAGANLGKVYRVLWENGFTIPAGTEGSVGVVGLTLGGGIGMLSRPFGLTCDSLLELEMVVANGHEGAEVIQADKQRNSDLFWASCGGGGGNFGIVTALTFKLHPISNVSIFSITWGWEDFERAFDAWQKWAPYTDERLTSQIELKSKEVGEIVAQGEFIGAASELKKLLRPIRKTGSPTNIWVKEVPYIKAVEFFDLPSGNKPDLRKRSGSFIERPFPHAAIVQMKEFLTNAPNRNTTIWQQSLRGEVSQIAPNRTAYYYRNALIAQEYITSWKKPKEEEKNIQWVENLRRALSPYTTGDYVNFPDRFIKDWPTAYYGRNLRMLREVKGRYDPFNVFNFPQSIPPNKKWL; this comes from the coding sequence TTGAAGAAAGTAAAGCTCACAGGAAGAATTGTTATCCCTGATGATCCGGATTATGACCTAGCAAGAACAAATAATAACTTAAATGATCCAAAATTTCCGAGTATCATTGTGTTTTGTCAAAATACGAAAGACGTTATCCATGCATTAAGATCGGCGAGAGAAAATAATGAACCATTTCGAATCAGAAGTGGGAGACATAATTATGAAAATTATTCATTATTAAATGAAGGTCTTGTTATAGATGTTAGTGAAATGAATGAAATAACAATTAACATGAAAGATATGACAGCGAGAATTGAAGCGGGTGCTAATTTAGGAAAAGTGTATCGGGTATTATGGGAAAATGGTTTTACAATCCCCGCAGGAACTGAAGGTAGTGTAGGGGTTGTTGGTTTGACGCTTGGAGGAGGAATTGGCATGCTATCGCGTCCATTTGGGCTAACATGTGACAGTCTACTAGAACTTGAAATGGTTGTTGCAAATGGTCATGAAGGGGCTGAAGTAATCCAAGCTGACAAGCAAAGAAATAGTGATTTATTTTGGGCAAGTTGTGGCGGGGGCGGTGGAAATTTTGGCATCGTTACAGCTCTTACATTTAAATTGCATCCTATTTCTAACGTATCGATTTTCTCCATTACATGGGGATGGGAAGATTTTGAACGAGCATTTGACGCATGGCAAAAATGGGCACCGTACACAGATGAACGCTTGACCTCACAAATTGAGCTTAAATCTAAGGAAGTTGGCGAAATTGTAGCTCAAGGTGAGTTTATAGGTGCAGCATCTGAACTAAAGAAACTACTCCGCCCAATAAGAAAAACAGGTTCACCAACGAATATATGGGTAAAGGAAGTACCATATATTAAAGCCGTAGAATTTTTTGACTTACCGAGTGGCAATAAACCAGATCTTCGTAAAAGGTCAGGATCCTTTATTGAAAGACCATTCCCTCATGCGGCCATTGTACAAATGAAAGAATTTTTAACGAATGCTCCAAATAGAAATACGACCATTTGGCAGCAATCTCTTAGAGGCGAGGTAAGTCAAATTGCGCCAAATCGAACAGCCTATTATTATAGGAATGCTTTAATTGCTCAGGAGTATATTACTTCATGGAAAAAGCCTAAAGAAGAAGAAAAAAATATTCAGTGGGTGGAAAATTTAAGACGGGCTTTGTCACCTTACACTACTGGTGATTATGTAAATTTCCCAGATCGTTTTATAAAAGATTGGCCAACTGCCTATTATGGTCGTAATCTTAGAATGCTTAGAGAAGTAAAGGGAAGATATGATCCGTTCAATGTATTTAATTTCCCTCAAAGTATTCCGCCAAATAAAAAATGGCTTTAA
- a CDS encoding LysM peptidoglycan-binding domain-containing protein: protein MIIHVVSAGETLWQIANHYSVPINSIIQINALSNPDQLVIGQSLVIPSPYTTHIVKRGDTLWSIAKQYGVPIQSIITENHLTNPDVLTPGTRLVIPPTTHIVQSGETLSQIANQYGTTVQAIALENGISNPNMIYVGTSLIIPRAKPSVEVNAYTYQKPEEAVRSINAIGHLLTYFSPFAYMMKEDGSLQPIQDKEMIDAAIAKNITPMLTLTNFSSTQTGSNLSHVILSSAELREKVINNALEVMQEKGYKVLNVDFENVLPADRENYNTFLQLAVDRLHPKGFLVSTALAPKTSATQAGTLYEAHDYEAHGRIADFVVLMTYEWGYRLGPPQAISPINEMRKVVEYALSVMPANKIFLGFQIYARDWLLPHVKGQEAETFSSQEAINRAVKYGATIQYDRTAQSPYFHYVDEQGRNHEVWFEDARSAQAKFDMTKEYNLRGISYWALGFPFPQNWALLNNDFSIKKVSL, encoded by the coding sequence ATGATTATTCATGTGGTGAGCGCTGGTGAAACACTTTGGCAAATTGCAAACCACTATTCCGTACCTATCAATTCCATTATCCAAATAAACGCATTATCTAATCCAGATCAATTAGTAATCGGACAATCACTCGTTATCCCCTCTCCTTACACAACCCATATTGTAAAAAGGGGCGATACTTTATGGTCAATAGCTAAACAATACGGTGTACCTATTCAATCGATTATCACAGAAAATCATTTAACGAATCCAGATGTTTTAACGCCTGGAACTAGACTTGTTATTCCACCCACTACACATATTGTGCAGTCAGGAGAGACTCTATCGCAAATTGCCAATCAATATGGTACGACCGTTCAAGCAATCGCTTTAGAAAATGGTATCTCTAACCCAAATATGATTTATGTTGGTACGAGTTTGATTATTCCGAGAGCAAAACCTTCCGTTGAAGTAAATGCCTATACGTATCAAAAGCCTGAAGAAGCTGTGCGTTCGATTAACGCTATCGGTCATCTGCTTACTTATTTTAGCCCCTTTGCTTATATGATGAAGGAGGATGGCTCATTACAGCCTATACAAGATAAAGAAATGATTGATGCAGCTATTGCCAAAAATATTACACCTATGCTAACCCTTACGAACTTCTCTTCCACACAAACAGGCTCCAACTTATCCCATGTTATTTTATCTAGTGCAGAACTACGGGAAAAGGTCATCAACAATGCTCTGGAGGTGATGCAGGAAAAGGGATATAAAGTTCTAAATGTTGATTTCGAAAACGTTCTTCCGGCAGATCGAGAGAATTATAACACTTTCCTCCAATTAGCTGTTGATCGTCTTCATCCAAAAGGATTCCTAGTATCAACAGCACTTGCCCCGAAAACGAGCGCAACTCAGGCAGGAACTTTATATGAGGCACATGATTATGAGGCACACGGAAGAATTGCAGATTTTGTAGTTTTGATGACATATGAGTGGGGTTACCGACTTGGTCCGCCGCAAGCAATTTCACCAATTAATGAAATGAGAAAAGTTGTAGAATATGCGTTATCAGTAATGCCTGCTAACAAAATATTTTTAGGCTTTCAAATTTATGCTCGCGATTGGCTTCTACCGCATGTTAAAGGGCAAGAGGCAGAAACATTCAGCTCTCAAGAAGCGATTAACAGAGCAGTAAAATATGGCGCAACTATACAATATGATAGGACCGCACAATCACCTTATTTTCATTATGTTGATGAACAAGGTAGAAATCATGAGGTATGGTTTGAAGATGCTAGAAGTGCACAAGCTAAGTTTGATATGACGAAGGAATATAATCTTCGAGGTATTAGCTATTGGGCATTAGGTTTCCCTTTCCCACAAAATTGGGCGCTATTAAATAATGATTTTTCCATCAAAAAGGTTTCATTATAA